One genomic window of Polyangium aurulentum includes the following:
- the murG gene encoding undecaprenyldiphospho-muramoylpentapeptide beta-N-acetylglucosaminyltransferase: MTTILLAGGGTGGHVFPMLAVGDALAAIEPGTRVVYVGTARGIEARVVPEQGGELELLDILPLRGGGVSGFFKGVTHAAASIPAARDLVRKIKPQAVLSVGGYAGGPVSLAARTLGVPVGILEPNSVLGLSNRLLTPFAERAYTAFPETDRFFRPSIVRRFGVPLRKTFAPVPYEPVAGRLSILVLGGSQGAKALNETVPRAISRARDRAAHIDVVHQTGREREAGTRALYASLGVESIHAEVVPFIDDMAAALARADVVIARAGASTLAELCAVGRASILVPYPFAADDHQLKNARSLERRGAAIAIPQEEATDMRIAEEIGLLAMDHDRRALMAKNAAAIGVPDAARRVAEDLLGLAHAREERRGGNQ; encoded by the coding sequence ATGACCACGATCCTCTTGGCCGGCGGCGGCACGGGCGGGCACGTCTTTCCGATGCTCGCGGTGGGCGATGCGCTCGCTGCGATCGAGCCCGGCACGCGCGTCGTGTACGTCGGGACCGCGCGCGGCATCGAGGCGCGCGTCGTGCCCGAGCAGGGCGGCGAGCTCGAGCTGCTCGACATCCTGCCCCTGCGCGGCGGCGGCGTTTCGGGCTTCTTCAAGGGCGTCACGCACGCTGCGGCGTCGATCCCGGCCGCGCGTGACCTCGTCCGGAAGATCAAGCCCCAGGCCGTGCTCAGCGTCGGCGGCTACGCGGGCGGGCCCGTCTCGCTCGCGGCGCGCACGCTCGGCGTGCCCGTCGGCATCCTCGAGCCGAACAGCGTGCTCGGCCTGTCGAACCGGCTGCTCACGCCCTTCGCCGAGCGCGCCTACACCGCGTTCCCCGAGACCGATCGCTTCTTCCGCCCGAGCATCGTCCGCCGCTTCGGCGTGCCCTTGCGCAAGACCTTCGCGCCCGTGCCCTACGAGCCCGTCGCCGGCCGGCTCTCGATCCTCGTGCTCGGCGGCAGCCAGGGCGCCAAGGCGTTGAACGAGACCGTCCCGCGAGCGATCTCCCGCGCGAGGGACCGCGCTGCGCACATCGACGTCGTTCACCAGACCGGCCGCGAGCGCGAGGCGGGCACGCGCGCGCTCTACGCGTCGCTCGGCGTCGAGTCCATCCACGCCGAGGTGGTGCCCTTCATCGACGACATGGCGGCGGCGCTCGCCCGGGCCGACGTCGTGATCGCGCGCGCCGGCGCCTCCACGCTCGCCGAGCTGTGCGCCGTGGGCCGCGCGTCGATCCTCGTGCCGTACCCCTTCGCGGCCGACGATCACCAGCTCAAGAACGCGCGCTCGCTCGAGCGGCGCGGCGCGGCGATCGCCATCCCTCAGGAAGAGGCCACTGACATGCGCATCGCCGAGGAGATCGGCCTGCTCGCCATGGACCACGACCGGCGCGCGCTGATGGCGAAGAACGCCGCGGCGATCGGCGTCCCCGACGCGGCGCGGCGCGTGGCGGAGGATCTGCTCGGGCTCGCGCACGCTCGTGAAGAGCGTCGAGGAGGCAACCAGTAA